Within Runella rosea, the genomic segment CTACTATGAATGTTTTGTGGGATTTGGCCGAAAAAGCAAAAATCAACCATTTTGGTGGAGGTGCGGCTTTTTATCTGGCGTGTATGAAAGCGGGTGTGAGTTTGCAGGGGTATAAATTTAACCAACTCCAAAGCATTGGCTCCACGGGCTCGCCCTTGCCTCCCGAAGCTTTTGAATGGATTTACCAACATGTCAAAAAGGATGTGTGGCTCATTTCTCTCAGCGGAGGTACCGATATTTGTAGCGCTTTCGTAGGCGGTTGTCCTACGTTGCCCGTGTACTCGGGCGAAATCCAGTGCCGGTTGTTAGGCTGTAAATTGGAGGCGTTCGACGAGGTGGGTAATCCTGTTCAGAATGAACTTGGCGAAATGGTTATCACCCAGCCGATGCCTTCTATGCCCATTTATTTTTGGAATGACAAAGATAACCAACGTTACCGAGCCAGCTATTTTGAGAGTTATCCCAACATTTGGCGGCACGGCGATTGGATTAAAATCAATGACCGAGGCGGAATTGTCATCTACGGGCGCTCCGATGCCACCCTCAACCGCGATGGGGTGCGCATTGGCACGGGAGAAATCTACAGTGCTGTAGAGAGCGTGCCCGAAGTGACGGATAGTTTGGTGGTTTGCTTGGAACAGACGGGTGGAAAATACTTCATGCCGCTGTTTGTGGTTCTGGCCCAAGGTCAGGAATTGACCGATGATTTAAAGAAAAAAATCAATTTGCAACTCCGTTCTCAATTCAGCCCTCGCCACGTCCCGGATGCTATTTATGAACTTTCGGAAGTGCCTTATACCATCAGTGGCAAGAAAATGGAAGCGCCCGTCAAAAAGATTTTGATGGGCACCGACCCCGCCAAGGCTGCCAGCCGCGATACCATGCGAAATCCTCAATCGCTGGATTTTTTTGCGCAGTTTAATCGTGCACAGGTGTAAATAAAGTATAGTTACAAACCATTTTGTTTTGTGGCCACAATGCTTCTCATTGTGGTTTTCCCGATGGGATTCAATTTCTTCGGCCTCTGCATCTTATTTGTAGGGGCCAATTTTTTATTTTACTACAGGCTATTTTGCCTCAAGCTCCCCTCTATTTTCTGAGTTTAGCAATAATTTTCCATGAAATCTTGCAAATGAATTTAATTGTTCATAAAATTGTAAGTAAAATAATAATTAGTAAAACAAATATAGTTAAACTAATAGACATTCATGGAAACACTCATTGCAGATATTGAAGCTTCATCAACCGAAACCGCCGATTTTTTACCCCTCAACGGCACCGATTACCTAGAAATGTACGTAGGCAATGCTCGGCAGTCAGCTCACTATTTTCAGACAGCTTTTGGTTTTCAACCTTTGGCCCATGCGGGTCTCGAAACGGGCTTGCGCGACCGTGAGTCGTACGTGGTGCAGCAGGGTAAAATACGGCTGATGCTTACCTCTCCGTTGGTCGGACGGACTGCCATTGGTCAACACATCGACACCCACGGCGACGGGGTAAGAGTCGTTGCGTTGTGGGTAGACGATGCTACTTATTCTTTTGAACAGACAGTCAGTCGTGGGGCTAAGCCTTACTTTGAGCCAGTTGTTGAAGAGGATGCTTTTGGTAAAGTGGTACGCTCGGGTATTCATACCTACGGGGATACGGTTCATGTTTTTGTAGAGCGCAAAGCTTATAATGGTGTCTTTTTGCCTGGATTTAAGCCTTGGAATCCTGTATATCGACCGTCAGAAACGGGGTTAAAATATGTAGATCACATGGTCGGAAATGTAGGCTGGAACGAAATGTTGCCGTGGGTAGATTTTTACGCCAACGTCATGGGATTCAATCAATTGGTGTCGTTTGATGACAAGGATATTTCGACTGACTACACCGCCCTGATGAGCAAAGTGATGAGCAATGGAAACGGTCGCATCAAATTTCCCATCAACGAACCCGCCGAGGGAAAGAAAAAATCGCAGGTAGAGGAATATTTGGATTTTTATGGCGGTGCAGGAATTCAGCACATTGCTGTCGCCACAGACGACATCATCCATACCGTAAACCAGTTACAAAGTCGCGGGGTGGAGTTTTTGCGAATACCGAGCGCTTATTACGATGATTTACTCGGTCGGGTAGGGCACATTGATGAAGATTTGGCACCGTTGCGAGAACTGGGTATTTTGGTTGACCGAGACGAAGAAGGCTATTTACTCCAGATTTTCACGAAACCCATCATGCCGCGTCCGACGTTGTTCTTCGAAATCATTCAGCGTAAAGGCGCTAAATCGTTTGGAAAGGGCAATTTTAAGGCCTTGTTTGAAGCCATTGAACGAGAACAAGAACTGCGCGGAACGCTGTAATTAATTTTCATAGCCATGAACCAGTCCTATCAAAAATATACCGCCGCCGACCACGAAATGTGGCGGAAGCTGTTCGACCGTCAGATGGCGCAGTTGCCTGCCATTGCAAGCAGGGCCTACTTAGAAGGAATTGAAAAAGTAGGATTTGTTGCCGAGCATATCCCTAATTTCATCGCTGAAACCA encodes:
- the hppD gene encoding 4-hydroxyphenylpyruvate dioxygenase, whose translation is METLIADIEASSTETADFLPLNGTDYLEMYVGNARQSAHYFQTAFGFQPLAHAGLETGLRDRESYVVQQGKIRLMLTSPLVGRTAIGQHIDTHGDGVRVVALWVDDATYSFEQTVSRGAKPYFEPVVEEDAFGKVVRSGIHTYGDTVHVFVERKAYNGVFLPGFKPWNPVYRPSETGLKYVDHMVGNVGWNEMLPWVDFYANVMGFNQLVSFDDKDISTDYTALMSKVMSNGNGRIKFPINEPAEGKKKSQVEEYLDFYGGAGIQHIAVATDDIIHTVNQLQSRGVEFLRIPSAYYDDLLGRVGHIDEDLAPLRELGILVDRDEEGYLLQIFTKPIMPRPTLFFEIIQRKGAKSFGKGNFKALFEAIEREQELRGTL